CGTGGAACATATTTTGTTATCTATTACAAAGCTCCACCAGCACTTCTTACAGAGCTTACAAGAAATGTAAGGATCACTGAAGATATCATAAGATTTTTAAGCGTTAAATATGAAAATAAACGCGAAATCGCAGCTTGGGAAAGACTTTGCAAAGGCATCAAACAAACTATCAAAAAAGAGACTCGCGAGCCAAGAGCACCACGCGAGCCAAGAGTTGAAAAAGTAGACGAGCAAACTTTTACAGAAGAATAATCAAGGATAAAAAATGTTCAATAAAGTAGTCTTGGTTGGAAATTTAACTAGAGAT
This DNA window, taken from Campylobacter concisus, encodes the following:
- the rpsF gene encoding 30S ribosomal protein S6, giving the protein MKHYELLFILKPTLTEEEVKARVDFVKEVITKNGGEIATVVEMGTRKLAYTIKKYERGTYFVIYYKAPPALLTELTRNVRITEDIIRFLSVKYENKREIAAWERLCKGIKQTIKKETREPRAPREPRVEKVDEQTFTEE